Within Rhododendron vialii isolate Sample 1 chromosome 12a, ASM3025357v1, the genomic segment CTATGTTTGCTTAATGACAACttatgatggacctttatgacacaatcctagcctttattagcctaagactttgactacaagctaaatctagattataattacctagattcacctaaaaagcctaagatcttacttgattctttagccttacacctaagatatgacttggacaaggcatggcttgacatgtgaggtgatttgatgacttaatggagcaaatccatgagagatatagagagagagagagggccggccttagagagggagagagagccaagaattttgcctataaatagcaccccatgtttctcattcaactcacaccttcacctagcaacttctctctctagaaaaattgtgttctttttttgttcttgttagttcttcttttgttcttgagttcttcaagaaactcaacctaggccgccactaaaccgccactcgaccaccccctcgatccaaaagtagtagtagtaatagtcaagaagaagtttcgagagacaccattctctttcaaagctaccggagaccaccgtaagaagttactccgtccgaccaccgactaaCATTCCGTAGCCGACGTACTtttcgtagccgactaccgccaagaagtaaggtagaatattcttttcgtccaccccaagtataaagtaggaaTACCTTATCTCTATTCttaagtataatgtaggtaccCATACTTgatgaatacgtaggttatttaccatgtgaatcaAAGTATTCGtagtttgatctttaagatgattatgagtatgcatatatgaattgcttgtattacttgtggtgtgataaagcataagtgatttcactccaaagacgtccgtacatgtggcgttgtgctttgaataaaacataagtgatacactccaagggcgtccgtacatgtggcgttatgttataagtagtgattgagcgtgataagtaatatagaattggatgatctggttagaatgattcctgcttacttttgtcctaccgcgtagtctatgcatgataacgtgacacgagaaccgaggaagtagaaacatgacacctagggtgtggttaatgaaaggaaatgtttttcgaggaagaaaatatttttgaaactacataatgaccaattttgTGTGggattatgtgtgtgtgttgtgtgccaatgggaacccgggatgacggaaccattgtgaggatactcgggagaccggaacggcggaaccgaggttgggtgtgtgcttggttatccgcggtacggagccaatgcaatgtgtgccaatgggagcccgggacggcgggaccattgtgaggatacttgggagaccggaacggcggaaccgaggttgggtgtgttaaaacgagtttttgaaaaggtgatacgtttatgaaatgtgaaaatgttgacacggtctacgatgagtcgcgtaggagaaacaaagagaatcatgGACACCTACGATAGTTCGAATaacgattgcggatgtgttttTGATATCGTCTTTTgtaactgtgtatatacgtatcatgtggaaattgatgttttattATGACCTATTGTCGtaagttaaggttggtgggtaaggtatttcctattgagcgttgtagctcacggtgttgcctatttggtgaccctgacatattatatgggtggcgacgctggtataatgtgtcagacttcttagatgaacagggtaagatgtacaccttggaggcctttggagctgaagagctggctcagatggaggagcaaaaggagctgtagttaggaaccctagaacccccttcaattgtgtaaatattgaactcttgtgggagtttgttgtaataagagcaagactctattttgaggttttcaatgaaaatgtctttttaacgtacccaaaattcggggcgttacagaacgAGTCAAACTCACATTATTATACAAACGGAACCAATACGGAAAGATGAAAAACTCTTCTCATTAGTTCTATGATATAATGATGTGCAACTTTGCTAAGTTTTTGTTGCTTTATGGAGTCCTAATAACATGGCTGTTAgtgattgaaagatttttataGCAGAGTCAAGACTCAAAACCCGTCTAACAAACATGGACAGAGAATGGAAGATTTCTATCAAAATTGATAACTCTGGCGTGCTACCTTGCTAAGTTTTTGTCACATCGTATTTGGTCCCCCAAAGGTATTATTAGTCAAGGTGCATACACAAGGATGGAGCTAGGGAGGTCTAATAGGGGCGGCCACCAcgacaaaaattttagaaaatgcaattattatatataaaaaaaaattatcccaaaCTTATACAGATTCGCTACCGCTAGATTTTTTGAAGAAAGGAGAGCCAAAATAGTATTCCAAAACTCTATTAGTCTTTTTCATACTTCATGTGCAAAcgacaaacatcatttactatactttttattatattattttaatttttcctaaagTCGATGACTATTCATATtgcaatgcatttttttaatatacatttaaTTTGTGGACTCGGAGATACTGCCAACCGGAGGTGCTTGGCAACGGTTTCAAGTGTTCAATCCACCATAACACCAACCACACCCGTCTACGTGACACTACATGATTGATTATGGGGAAACAACCACTTTAAAACTACTTTGCAACCACCAACCATGCAATATAAGAATTTAGGCTTGATTCTAGATTGGAGTCTTTCTATTGAGGTGCTTGCCTAATttggtttctttgtttgtttgttttatctttTGTAATCAGATTCAGAGTCTTGTTTTGCTATGGCTAGGGCATGTCCTAGTACTGTAGTGTAGTGTTTCTCAAGGCCATCTCCTTGAGTTTTTGGGCAATTGGTCCCTTTTATAAAAAtctggttccaaaaaaaaaaaaaaggtcaccgTCATGCGAGCATGATGCCCCATGACCatccccgccccccccccccccccccaaattgATCCAAGTCATTTGTGTTGCCGTGATTCATTTGTCCTTTAACCTACCTGTGGATCAATACCGTAATTCATTTGTCCTTTAACCTACCTGTGGATCAATAATCAATCCCTTGGTCAACATAATCAACATAACCAATGCCCACATGTTATTAATGCATAATACTTCACAGTCCTAATTCAACAGTCCCTCGTTCTATTCTAATCGAACAAAAAACTAGTTTTGTATATGATTTGATAaatcttgattagttctataatataatattttcaaactaacataaaatgttataaattacaaaatataatctaTTGAAAAATCACACGAACTCTCAAGAAGAATCGTAAATTCGAACAGAGAAGTATCATTTCCGCATAATATGtagtaaagtaattttttatgagtactactatttgcaccgacggtttccgtaaggaaaccgtaccgacggccacgcgtGGCCATCTCCGACAACcaaacggccgatccgagccatccaaaatttttttaaaaaaaaatcgagggggccTCGCGGAAATCAATGGCATTcaatgtgtgtagggtgcttgatctgaacaCTCTTTTATTGTGTATATACatcttttttcttgtatatatgtatatacacgaaaaaagagtgtttagatcaagcaccctacacacattggatgccattgattcttgcGTAGCcccctcgggttttttttttaaaatttttggacggctcggatcggccgtccggtggccggagacggccacgcgtggccgtcggtacggtttccgtAGCAAATAgctttttcgattttttatgGTGAGGCACAAATGGAGGTTCATATAGAGTAATAAATACTGTACATGATAATCCTACTGATTGATGGATGGACAGttaagttttaataaaaaaggaCATCGTCATTGCATGTGTcatcctccctccctccctcccaaatGAAGCTTCAACTCATATCAACTGTCGCTTCCATTTCTTTGAGATTAGTACTCCAATTTATTAGCTGGTCAACCAGACAACCACGCGTACGTATATGatgttatatataaatacaagAGACAGAGATCCATCTCCCTGCAAGTGCTAAATCGAGAGCCAAAAGCATACGTACCACTACAATAttattcagagagagagagagagagagagatggataatGCCGAAGTTAAAGATATTGTAATAGTTGGGGGTGGAATATGCGGGCTAGCTACTGCACTTGCTCTTCATAGgtgataaaattttcccttctatATTTATATGATATTGtaatttttaatctttttataACTCGATCAATGTCCGGGTTAGCTTACACGTATTTCGACTGATCTTGGGCTCTTGGAAGACCAATTACACCGCCCATTTGTAGGGGTTCCAATTAAAGTCTATATTGGTTTGGACTaggcccaaaaaaattgataacaaGAGATTTCGAACCTGAGATCTTTAGAATGAGCAAATCCTTAAGTCATAGGCCTTGAAAACTAGGCCAATTCCTTGGGTGGGGTATAATAGTACGATATTAGATCATGTGTGTGCGCGTTTGTGTCTTCTCTTCTTCTAAGTTCTACATGCACTTCCCCTCGGTAGTTAGCAATAGTAGAATAGTATAATCTCAACTACTCTTTCTATTGGTGGGCTCCGCCTTGTGGAAGGTGAATAGGTTTGAATTAACTAACTTGATTCATTGTCGTGGAATGGatccataccataccataatatatatatatatatatatatatatatatatatatacatacatacatatacatacaggAAGGGCATGGATAGCATTGTTCTGGAAAGATCAGAGACTCTACGAGCCACCGGAGCGGCCATCGGTATTCAATCCAACGGTTGGCGCGCACTTGATCAGCTTGGTGTGGGCTTCAAGCTTAGACAAACGGCCATCCCTATTCTCCGGTATGTCTCTCTATTAATATTATTGAGTATTGCATTAATTAAGCTGGTAGTGTTATATATGATGCAAATAATTTTACCATGCATGGCGCGCAGTATCtgtggatgatgctatggtgtccccagGTATTTgggaacaccgtaatttttggaataacttcaccattatgagcgtaacaaaaatccattacaagcataacaaaatccaaataagacATAACCCAAAGAATATcataacaaaatccaaataagacATAACCcaaagaatatccaaaaaaccaaccaaggcataacaaacaagttatgccttgttatggttttgttatgcttataatgaattttggttatgctcataatcatTTTGTtgtgccaaaagttacggtgtccccaaaatgaccggggacaccgaagttaTTCCCCTGTTTATATATCAATCTAAtagatgatgctatggtgtccccggtcattttggggacaccgtaatttttggcataattttaccattaagagtataactaaaatcaattacaagcataacagaacccaaacaaggcataaccaaggaatattcaaaaaaccaatcaaTGCGTAaataaacccaaccaaggcataacaaataagttatgccttgctatggttttagttatgccttgctatggttctgttatgtttgtaatgagttttggttatactcataatgattttattatgccaaaagttacggtgtccccaaaatgaccggggacaccgaagtcattccccaATCTAATTAATTTGTTCGTGTCCAGGTTTCGAGATGTCTCAACAAACAACACAACCCTAAAAGAAACACCAGTCGGGTATATTAATTTTACCATGCATGGCAGTAtctattttctcttgttttcttcttctctatttttattttctgtcttgCGCACACTAATTAATATGTTGCATATTCAAGGTGAGGAAAATTATTCACTCATGAGTCCTACATATATGTTAATTGATGTGTTATTATCGATCTAAGCTAGCCATTGTCAACCAAAGCCTCTTTGCATTACCCTATTGATCAGGAATTTAGAAGCTCGATGCCTCAAACGGAGTATTCTCACAGAAACCCTAGCAAACGATCTTCCAGTTGGGACAATACGTTTTGGTTCTCATATAACTGCACTGCAAATGGATCCAACTACCTTACAGCCAATCCTTCACCTCCATGATGGAAGCGTCATTAGGGCAAAGGTACGTAAGTTATTCGATTATGTACCAAAGATTTCAAGTTGTCGAGGGCAACACCTTGAATCAATGTCATTCAGTggagtatttcttttttctcagCAAATTCCTAGGTGCCTTTCGTTCAATAGTAGCATTGCTGGTTCCTTGTCCATAATCAGTTCTAGCAGTATCAAGTTGTTCATTCATATATATCTTCAAAATCCTTCCCCTAAGGGCTAGCTCAATGTGGACAATTGTACTGATTTGTTTTGGGGGGCTGCTGCAGATTGTGATAGGATGTGATGGTGTAAACTCAGTGATTGCCAATTACGTTGGGTTGAAGCCTCCAACGCAGTCGTCAATCACCAACGTGAGGGCCTTTACAAATTATCTAAATGGACATGGTTTTGGACCTGAATTTGTTACGATGAAGGAAGGCAATCTTTTGCTTGGACGAATTCCCATCGATCACAAGCTTGTATATTGGTTTGTAGCTCGTGCACAGACACCTCAAGGTAAGCCCTTCTTACATATACATTTGTAAACTTTGGTGAATTCTAATctagggaagaagaaaataaaagagaggaaacTATAATTTCTTTCAGTGATTTCACTGCTTACACCTCCTCTCTGTTTATAACACAGATAATTATAAACTCTCCAACTAAAACACAACTAAGAGTCATGCTTAATTAACCACAGCTACCAACCATGCACCTAATCATAACAAACCTCTTAACCAACTTTGTTCACTAATATTACCCATCAAATTGAGGCAGAGGATCAAACACCCTCTATTTCTCCCGGAGCAATTGAAACCTTACCTAGTGAAAACATCCGCACATGCACTAGATCTCAATGGAACTGATATGAGAAAGAAGCAGCTCCTTGGAAATAGCGTTCTTGCACACCAAGTAATAACCGATTTCTATGTGCTTGGAAAATATGTTCATGCTTGGTTTGGTTAGGAGGTGAGTCCATCACAACGACCTTTAATCAATTGATCTTGAGTTGCTTGACTTTTTTAAATATCGTAAGTCGGGAGAGCCAAGTAATAGCTTGTTCGAACTTGATTTGAAAGCTTCAtgactttcaaaaatatattcaaGTTTGGTTGGTTTATGTAACAAACTGATGCCAAAATGAGCTTTTTAACGAGCGAACATGACCTCGGACCTGAGTATTTGAGTTACCTCGGACTCGAGTAGTTAGCTTTGTTTCTCAACTCTAGCAAACAACAAGATAGATCAACAGCACCTTGGGCCATAGAACAACATGCATCATAAGTTACTTGGGACTTTTCCACCTAATATCTCATCTTTTCGGATTCGATGCGGAGTTTTTACAATATACATATAGTTAAAACTCTGACTGTACTATTTGTCCATGTTGATTTCCTTCTCATCACAAGGCCTTGGTTTTAAACATCAAACAGATTTAACCATTTCAAATGACGCACAAATGATCAGATGGTCAGCACTAGAGTCAGTTGACGGATTTCCAAGAGAAATGGTCGAGATGATTGAGAAATGCGATGTTGATTCGTTGACACTGAATGGCACCAGATACCGAGCCCCATGGGAGTTACTCAACCCAACATTCAGAAAAGGAACAGTGACAGTTGCTGGAGATGCCATGCATGTAATGGGTCCATTTCTTGGACAGGGAGGCTCTATCGCATTAGAAGATGCTGTTGTCTTAGCTAGATGCTTAGCGCGTGTTCATCATGGTCACGATAATAACGGAGAAAATACTGGTAATGATAGTACAAGCATAGAATTGGCAATCGATGAATACGTGAGGCAACGGAGAATTAGGCTAATGCAAGTTTCTACAAAAACTTATACACTTGGGTCCCTGCTTGAGACTTCGTCCTTGTTTGTGAAACTTGTCTGCATTATCGTGATGATTGTCTTCTACCGTGACCGACTTGGTCATAGCCGTTATGATTGTGGCCACCTCTAGATATTTTTATACCTGTGTCACCAGAATGTTTAGATTCACTTGTAATGCAAACTTTGGTCATACCCGTTATGATTGGTAGTTATACTTCACTTCGTTATGTATCTTTAATCGTATTCATTGTTGGAATACTGTCAATTTCTCTAGAGTCCCCATCTATGCTTCAAATAcataaattatttgaaaagaagttCTAATaagcaatttttatttaacCAAACCTAACAACGAATGAGGTTCTGTGGTAGGTTTGTGTAAAAATAGGACAAAATAAATCGTGAATCGCGAACCTCTTAAAAAGCTAGGCAAACATCACATAGTTGCAAAGACTGTAACTATAACACCCATCTACCACAAGAGATACGAATCCATGACTAAAATATGTTAGGCAATGAGCAGTGTTATTCCAATCCATAGTATTGCGTTTGGTGGAATAGGACCCTAGGACACGATTCCATGTAATTATAAGTCAACCATTTGCAGTTACATTTTTCCCGTCATGATAAAATAACGAAAGAGTTGCAAAATGTGACGAAGGTACGAATTTAAGGAGTCAGGCAAGAAAGAGACTTGCTTCGACCCACAATGTGGCAACTAATAATAACAACAAATGGAACTCCACGGTAAGTTAAGTAAAAACAAGAACCTAGCTGAGAATGGTAGATGGTGCTAGAGGGCAAAAGTTCAAATGTTAGCCTGCTAGGCAATTGACTTGCCAAACGATGGGAGTTAGACTTGCATCTAGAAAGCAATTAACTTCGCAACTTGGTGAGCTGAAAATTTATCAGAATGTTCGATACTCATGTACTAAATTATCCAACAATGATGTATCATATAGCTCAATAATACTTCTTTTTGTGGATAGATTAATTTGAGTGTCGTACTTGAAGAAGTCTATTGTTAATTCCAGATTGGTACAAATAATACGAGAATCATGTCAAATTCAACAATTAatcgagtgcaattttgttcaccctctttaaaagagggtgaacattacctttcttcttattgattgaaataatgtggatcccatcacaaagtgatgtcatgcttatcatacaatacactttttggtaatcatgacatcattttgtggtggaatccacacaatttcaaccaatagcAAGGAGGGTAATgctcaccctcttaagtggagggtgaacaaaactcaaactCTAATTAATCATTTGAAACAAAACAGGGACATATACATCAACAACCATAAAACAAGTCTAGTAAACTGATAAAAACATAAACTTAAGTTAATCTTCGCCAAAAGGCCAATAAACATATCCCTCCCTCCATTTATCTGTTTAAgtttattaatttctttgttTAGCAATTTCACTCGATATCGCATAGATTGGAAGCCTACTAAACCGGTAGCACTTCCAATGGGTTGGACCGCGTCCTAGCTAAATGGTATGATGGGGCCCACCGTTCCTTAGTTTGACGGTACTAATATGGTAGCTGGGGTCTAACAACAATATATAAGAGCCTGTAAATTCTTGAGCGAACCATGTAATAAATTATAACCTCTTTTAtgcatatacatacacacagaGGGAGAGAATGGAAGTAGGAGGAGGCGGCCTGGCAGAGAATGAACATAAGGACAGTTATAGTTCgggtagaggtgtcaaacgtgcgtgtcgtgccgtgctgtgccattcaacttccgtgccaaccgtgcttcgtgccgtgccgtgccgtgcccgtttatttaaatcgtgtcgtgtcgtgccgtgctgtttttcaatcgtgtcgtgctgggccgggcccatttacttaaatcgtgtcgtgctgtgccgacccgttttttaatcgtgtcttATCGTGCCGTTTTTCAATCATGTCGTGTCAGactgggcccatttacttaaatcgtgtcgtgccgtgctggcCCGTTTTTTAATCTAGtagtgccattttcaatcgtgcCGGCTgagcccatttacttaaatcgtgtcgtgccatgttggcccattttttaatcgtgtcgtgcccgttTTACTTGATTGCCGTTTTTAATCGTGTTGTGCTcatttagaggtgtcaaacgggtcgtgcttcaaacccaagttccataggacttaggtttgaatcacatggaggttttttttctttaaaattagttttttccttatttatttttagttgttccaatttaaaagcttattttttataaattatgaaactaaaatgccttgttttgtaattaaaattattgtcatttAATCATATTATATTCATGAGTCACAAGTCtaattaataacttttttcccgtgccttgtgttgtgcccggctagaaccgtgtcgtgtcgtgtcgtgcccagCCAAaaccatgtcgtgccgtgcccattcaactaccgtgtcgGGCCCGTGctcggctagaaccgtgtcgtgccgtgccgtgcccattcaactaccttgtcgtgccgtgccgtgcctgcccacttccgtgccccgTGCCAGTCCGCGTGCCCACTAAaaccgtgccgtgtcgtgccagGACACGACCGTGCCCGTGGCCGTGCCGTGCCACAtttaaccgtgtcgtgccgtgtcggcCCGACCCGTTCGACACCCCTAAGTTCGGGGTGAGAAATAAACTGTCCAGGTCACTATTCCTTATCATCTCTAGCTCTTCAGAGAACCCTGCTTGTTTTTCCATTCTTCTAATTTATTGATGCGTTTGTTGTTTTATACCTTCTGCACAGGTAGCACGTTCATTGCTTGAAAGTGCAAAGTTTACAGTTGCGAAAGCAAAGTATCTATCGATAAAATTAATATACTTGTAATGAGACCATAAACACTAAAGCGATTTGTAGTTCAagatgtattttttgttttaatctttTGGATAGGGAAGGAGAAACTCGATGTTTGAAACGAAATGATCTCATACGAGCTTTGGC encodes:
- the LOC131311175 gene encoding monooxygenase 1-like isoform X1 produces the protein MDNAEVKDIVIVGGGICGLATALALHRKGMDSIVLERSETLRATGAAIGIQSNGWRALDQLGVGFKLRQTAIPILRFRDVSTNNTTLKETPVGNLEARCLKRSILTETLANDLPVGTIRFGSHITALQMDPTTLQPILHLHDGSVIRAKIVIGCDGVNSVIANYVGLKPPTQSSITNVRAFTNYLNGHGFGPEFVTMKEGNLLLGRIPIDHKLVYWFVARAQTPQDLTISNDAQMIRWSALESVDGFPREMVEMIEKCDVDSLTLNGTRYRAPWELLNPTFRKGTVTVAGDAMHVMGPFLGQGGSIALEDAVVLARCLARVHHGHDNNGENTGNDSTSIELAIDEYVRQRRIRLMQVSTKTYTLGSLLETSSLFVKLVCIIVMIVFYRDRLGHSRYDCGHL
- the LOC131311175 gene encoding monooxygenase 1-like isoform X2 gives rise to the protein MDSIVLERSETLRATGAAIGIQSNGWRALDQLGVGFKLRQTAIPILRFRDVSTNNTTLKETPVGNLEARCLKRSILTETLANDLPVGTIRFGSHITALQMDPTTLQPILHLHDGSVIRAKIVIGCDGVNSVIANYVGLKPPTQSSITNVRAFTNYLNGHGFGPEFVTMKEGNLLLGRIPIDHKLVYWFVARAQTPQDLTISNDAQMIRWSALESVDGFPREMVEMIEKCDVDSLTLNGTRYRAPWELLNPTFRKGTVTVAGDAMHVMGPFLGQGGSIALEDAVVLARCLARVHHGHDNNGENTGNDSTSIELAIDEYVRQRRIRLMQVSTKTYTLGSLLETSSLFVKLVCIIVMIVFYRDRLGHSRYDCGHL